From Desulfurobacterium pacificum, a single genomic window includes:
- the rpoZ gene encoding DNA-directed RNA polymerase subunit omega, giving the protein MSKRIPLEPVVEKVGNYYETVHVAAKRARHLYSVDSYTFGKDDKGEEHKKTVIALIEIAQGKVCPKRD; this is encoded by the coding sequence ATGTCTAAAAGAATACCTTTAGAACCGGTAGTTGAAAAAGTTGGAAACTATTATGAGACCGTGCACGTAGCAGCAAAAAGAGCAAGGCACCTTTATAGCGTAGATTCTTATACTTTCGGTAAAGATGATAAAGGTGAGGAACACAAGAAAACCGTTATAGCGCTTATAGAGATAGCACAAGGAAAAGTATGTCCTAAGAGAGATTAA
- the gmk gene encoding guanylate kinase: protein MPLKGLLIVVSAPSGTGKTTLCRMLLKEFKNMEFSVSYTTRPPRKGEVNGKDYFFVSREEFERMVEEGDFLEWANVYGNLYGTSKSQVLKALEEGKDILLDIDVQGALQVKKNLPEAVLIFIMPPSFEELEKRLRSRGTDSEEVIEKRLNVAKEEIKKAPFYDYIVVNDVLDVAFNKLKAIITAEKCKTERLKNQFDKLIKDRAIVELLKEAENV, encoded by the coding sequence ATGCCCTTAAAAGGCTTACTTATAGTCGTTTCTGCACCTTCAGGGACGGGAAAAACGACGCTTTGTCGTATGCTGCTTAAAGAGTTTAAAAATATGGAGTTTTCTGTTTCCTATACGACACGTCCTCCAAGAAAAGGTGAAGTAAACGGTAAGGATTACTTTTTCGTTTCAAGAGAGGAGTTTGAGAGGATGGTGGAGGAGGGGGATTTTTTAGAATGGGCTAACGTTTATGGCAATCTATATGGGACTTCCAAATCACAGGTTCTGAAAGCGTTAGAAGAAGGTAAAGACATCTTATTAGACATAGACGTCCAAGGTGCTTTGCAGGTTAAGAAAAACCTTCCAGAAGCCGTTCTCATATTTATCATGCCTCCATCCTTTGAAGAGTTGGAAAAGAGATTGAGAAGTAGAGGAACAGACAGCGAAGAAGTCATAGAAAAAAGATTAAATGTAGCCAAAGAGGAGATTAAAAAAGCTCCTTTCTACGATTACATAGTAGTTAACGATGTTTTAGACGTTGCATTTAATAAATTAAAGGCTATCATTACCGCTGAAAAGTGTAAGACGGAAAGGTTAAAAAATCAGTTTGATAAACTCATAAAAGATAGAGCAATAGTTGAACTTTTAAAGGAGGCGGAGAATGTCTAA
- a CDS encoding tetratricopeptide repeat protein, translating into MNSKRFKDRTADISSILKKAESLIKSKNYKRAIDELEKVKFRSVDYYLLLAEAYEGIGRNEEAERCLEEARFLDGEIRSKEKINKAINLAAKKKFLDAEKELFESIELNPFDKSAYLTLYSIYKEIGTVKKQIKVLEEIKTLDPFSPFPYIELARIYYFRRNYLKAIEVLKDALSRLDSPELHFELGKVLADAGKFEEAKEELSKACLLDFKNVEYRQKLAEVFVQEEDYESALEVVISTLELFPDATYVIQSAAALYDLLGKEELAEYYYRLAVSKSEGFVKEDALKVLAEFLAEKGKFDEAEFILKEIITTSGNVWMVLDAFAELAIILFDQDRFSDIAEWGRKVLKNPEISDEEYCEVAEIVADALYEGGKHKEALELYRDILTYSKDEKLIKRAYSKTKELEEIIKLEKLL; encoded by the coding sequence GTGAACAGCAAAAGATTCAAAGATAGAACTGCCGATATCTCATCAATACTAAAAAAAGCGGAATCCTTAATAAAAAGTAAAAACTACAAAAGAGCAATAGATGAGTTAGAGAAGGTAAAGTTTCGTTCTGTTGACTACTACCTGCTCTTAGCTGAAGCTTACGAAGGCATAGGAAGAAACGAAGAAGCAGAAAGATGCCTTGAAGAAGCAAGGTTTTTAGACGGGGAAATTCGCTCAAAAGAGAAGATAAACAAAGCCATAAACTTGGCAGCAAAGAAGAAATTTTTAGATGCTGAAAAAGAACTCTTTGAATCAATAGAGCTTAATCCTTTTGACAAGTCCGCATACCTTACCCTTTACAGCATCTACAAAGAGATAGGAACAGTTAAGAAGCAGATTAAAGTTCTTGAAGAGATAAAAACTCTTGACCCGTTTAGTCCATTCCCTTACATAGAATTAGCAAGAATCTACTACTTCAGAAGAAACTACCTTAAAGCGATAGAAGTGCTAAAAGACGCACTTTCAAGACTTGATAGTCCCGAACTACACTTTGAATTAGGCAAAGTCTTGGCAGATGCTGGAAAGTTTGAAGAAGCAAAAGAGGAATTGTCAAAAGCGTGTCTCTTAGATTTCAAAAACGTTGAATACAGGCAGAAATTAGCAGAAGTCTTCGTTCAGGAAGAAGATTATGAAAGTGCCCTTGAAGTTGTAATATCAACACTTGAACTTTTCCCCGATGCTACTTACGTCATTCAGAGCGCAGCAGCCCTCTACGACCTTTTAGGGAAGGAAGAGTTAGCCGAATACTACTACCGATTGGCTGTATCAAAATCGGAAGGTTTCGTAAAAGAAGACGCTTTAAAAGTTTTAGCAGAGTTTTTAGCAGAGAAAGGTAAGTTTGATGAAGCTGAGTTTATACTGAAAGAGATAATAACCACATCCGGTAACGTATGGATGGTTTTGGACGCTTTCGCCGAACTGGCAATTATCCTCTTTGACCAGGACAGGTTTTCAGACATTGCCGAATGGGGCAGGAAGGTACTGAAAAACCCAGAAATCTCAGATGAAGAATACTGCGAAGTGGCAGAAATAGTAGCCGATGCCCTATACGAAGGTGGAAAGCACAAAGAAGCTCTTGAACTCTACAGAGATATCTTAACCTACTCCAAAGATGAAAAACTTATAAAGAGAGCTTACTCCAAAACGAAAGAGTTGGAAGAAATCATAAAGTTAGAAAAACTTCTGTAA
- a CDS encoding dUTP diphosphatase, with product MSNWTAGWIHVKGKQIEFEDTFLDVAVKIHSILGGRLERTPAGFRLSIDRIPEVTTVDANFLRGVFEAGGVWGNRTVFVPAVRNLERQMETLLASFNAVKSEDGFFLTGEGANLFLHTLYDEETEERSEHFFEKFLSFLVGKKWERTSFLFSLEEGAIPPFKKRISDSGWDLHLIKLLKVEGNVYFFDTGVRVSPPPGFYFDLVPRSSIFKSGFMLANSVGIIDMTYRGTIKVPLVRVDESKEVPELPWRAVQLIPRKFFPLEAREVSSLDKTLRGEGGFGSTG from the coding sequence ATGAGTAACTGGACAGCAGGCTGGATACACGTAAAAGGCAAACAGATAGAGTTTGAAGATACCTTTTTAGACGTCGCAGTCAAAATTCATTCCATTTTAGGTGGCAGGCTGGAACGTACGCCTGCCGGTTTTAGGCTCTCTATTGACCGGATTCCTGAAGTTACAACCGTTGATGCAAACTTTTTAAGAGGCGTCTTTGAAGCTGGCGGCGTTTGGGGGAACAGAACCGTTTTCGTTCCTGCCGTTAGAAACCTTGAGAGACAGATGGAAACACTTTTAGCTTCTTTTAACGCAGTAAAAAGCGAAGATGGCTTCTTCCTGACCGGTGAAGGTGCAAACCTCTTCCTTCACACTCTATACGACGAAGAAACGGAAGAACGCTCTGAACACTTCTTTGAAAAGTTTCTATCCTTTTTGGTAGGTAAAAAGTGGGAAAGAACTTCCTTCCTCTTTTCATTGGAAGAAGGTGCAATTCCACCTTTTAAAAAGCGGATCTCCGACAGCGGCTGGGATTTACACCTGATAAAACTCTTGAAAGTAGAAGGGAACGTCTATTTCTTTGACACAGGCGTAAGAGTCTCACCACCGCCCGGTTTTTACTTTGATTTAGTTCCTCGCTCTTCAATTTTTAAAAGCGGATTTATGCTGGCAAACTCCGTTGGAATTATTGATATGACTTACAGAGGAACGATAAAAGTTCCTCTGGTCAGGGTAGATGAAAGCAAAGAAGTTCCAGAACTACCGTGGAGAGCCGTTCAGCTTATTCCAAGAAAGTTCTTCCCGCTTGAAGCAAGAGAAGTTTCATCCCTTGATAAAACGCTTCGGGGAGAAGGAGGATTTGGAAGCACAGGATAG
- a CDS encoding dihydroorotate dehydrogenase electron transfer subunit — protein MNFKIVENRKLSEKDFLLTVEINDRKLLNKIKPGQFAMVSVSSPQSFDPLLKRPLGIFNVEENNISFIYRVYGRGTKLLTTFKKGEQVSVLLPLGNSIPDQFDRYLFIAGGIGIGGVFLAAKTFLQAGKDVHLLYGEKSKENLSALPVIEKYKIPTTTFTEDGSYGKKGFVTEGLSEFKDRVWIACGPIPMLKAVKETAEKLKVKCFLSLDMRMACGVGACLGCVVKTTSGYKRCCVEGPIFDASEVLL, from the coding sequence ATGAACTTCAAAATAGTAGAAAACCGCAAGCTTTCTGAGAAAGATTTCTTATTAACCGTTGAGATTAACGATAGAAAACTCCTTAACAAGATAAAACCTGGTCAATTCGCTATGGTCAGTGTTTCATCTCCTCAAAGCTTTGACCCTCTTTTAAAGAGACCTTTAGGAATATTTAACGTTGAAGAAAACAACATTTCTTTCATTTACAGAGTGTACGGAAGAGGAACAAAACTCCTTACAACTTTCAAAAAAGGTGAACAAGTATCTGTTTTACTACCCCTCGGAAACTCCATTCCTGACCAATTTGACAGATATCTCTTCATAGCAGGTGGAATAGGCATAGGTGGCGTTTTCTTGGCAGCGAAGACATTTCTACAAGCAGGAAAAGATGTTCATCTTCTTTACGGAGAAAAGAGCAAGGAAAACCTTTCTGCACTTCCGGTTATTGAGAAATACAAAATCCCCACCACCACCTTCACCGAAGACGGCAGCTACGGAAAAAAAGGGTTTGTAACAGAAGGATTATCTGAGTTTAAAGATAGAGTCTGGATAGCTTGTGGACCAATACCCATGCTGAAAGCAGTAAAAGAAACAGCAGAAAAACTAAAAGTTAAATGCTTCCTTTCTTTAGACATGAGAATGGCTTGTGGTGTTGGAGCGTGTCTTGGCTGCGTTGTAAAAACAACAAGCGGTTACAAACGTTGCTGCGTTGAAGGTCCCATTTTTGACGCTTCCGAAGTCCTGCTATAA
- a CDS encoding (Fe-S)-binding protein, whose translation MSKKIAGLSKELLEKCVRCGSCRQVCPVFNVTKEEPSVARGKIFLANLINKGVLELDKEAADIFNLCTTCLRCREICPLNVDYEKIIISARSLATEKFGLPVEKKAAVKVFSSNKTLKALGILSPITKLFTVSSQSPQNRLLPIKIPRLGKVLLPQISSKPFNRNQTYKAKNEKGKILFFTGCMFNNFYTETAENVVKVLNQLGYTVHVPEEQVCCGAPAYFAGDLKTYEKLAEKNVQVFQQDNYDFVVTACATCGHVIKEYIKIPVKELIEVLYEEVDTIKNWKLPQKTKVTWHHPCHIVRGQNIPKNYPIEVLKAVENLEYVEMEEADNCCGMGGSFKLSHPEISKEIQLKKAKNIGKSGAKIVVTECPGCVMNIAEGIERENLRVKTLHIADLLAQAIPRSELAP comes from the coding sequence ATGTCAAAAAAAATAGCAGGATTAAGTAAAGAGCTTTTAGAAAAATGCGTTAGATGTGGAAGCTGCAGACAGGTATGTCCGGTATTCAACGTAACAAAAGAAGAACCATCAGTAGCAAGGGGAAAGATATTCTTGGCTAACCTGATAAACAAAGGCGTTCTTGAGTTAGATAAAGAAGCTGCAGACATTTTTAATCTGTGTACAACCTGCTTAAGGTGTAGAGAAATCTGTCCTTTAAACGTTGATTATGAGAAGATAATCATCTCTGCAAGAAGCTTGGCGACAGAAAAGTTTGGTCTTCCTGTAGAGAAAAAGGCTGCTGTTAAAGTTTTTTCAAGCAACAAAACGCTTAAAGCTTTAGGAATTTTATCCCCCATTACTAAACTTTTTACTGTTTCCTCCCAAAGTCCTCAAAACCGCCTTTTACCTATAAAAATCCCCCGCTTAGGCAAAGTCCTCCTCCCTCAAATAAGCTCTAAACCCTTCAACAGAAATCAAACCTACAAAGCAAAAAATGAGAAAGGCAAAATCCTTTTCTTTACGGGTTGCATGTTTAACAACTTTTACACCGAAACGGCGGAAAACGTTGTCAAGGTTTTAAATCAACTCGGATACACCGTTCACGTTCCAGAAGAACAGGTTTGCTGCGGTGCACCGGCTTACTTTGCCGGAGATTTAAAAACGTATGAAAAGTTAGCAGAAAAGAACGTTCAGGTATTTCAACAGGATAATTACGACTTTGTAGTGACAGCCTGTGCAACGTGTGGACACGTCATAAAGGAATACATAAAAATCCCCGTAAAAGAGCTTATAGAGGTACTTTACGAAGAAGTTGATACCATCAAGAACTGGAAACTCCCCCAAAAAACGAAAGTTACCTGGCACCACCCCTGCCACATTGTAAGGGGACAGAACATTCCAAAGAACTACCCGATAGAAGTTCTCAAAGCAGTAGAAAACTTAGAGTATGTAGAGATGGAAGAAGCTGACAACTGCTGTGGAATGGGCGGTTCTTTTAAACTCTCACATCCAGAAATTTCAAAAGAGATTCAGTTAAAAAAGGCAAAAAACATAGGAAAAAGCGGCGCTAAAATCGTTGTTACAGAATGCCCAGGTTGTGTTATGAATATAGCAGAAGGGATTGAGAGGGAAAACCTGAGAGTAAAAACCCTTCATATTGCAGACCTGCTTGCTCAGGCTATTCCACGTTCTGAACTTGCTCCTTAA
- the rpsO gene encoding 30S ribosomal protein S15, with the protein MPVDKDIKQEIIKKYGFHEKDTGSPEVQIALLTERIKNLTEHFKVHKHDNYNKRALQRLVGRRKKLLKYLKEKDFNRYQNIVLKLGLRK; encoded by the coding sequence ATGCCAGTAGATAAGGACATTAAGCAGGAAATCATTAAAAAGTATGGTTTTCACGAAAAAGATACAGGTTCACCAGAAGTTCAGATTGCACTCTTAACTGAAAGAATTAAAAACCTTACAGAACACTTTAAAGTTCATAAACACGATAACTACAACAAGAGAGCTCTTCAAAGATTAGTTGGTAGAAGAAAGAAACTCCTCAAATACCTTAAAGAAAAAGACTTTAACAGATATCAGAACATCGTTCTTAAGTTAGGTCTTAGAAAATAA
- a CDS encoding S-adenosylmethionine decarboxylase family protein, producing the protein MEFVGRHVMMDATVSDVGRINSIQPIYDYMEELARQLDMTLVYPPIVAKFPFAQSELEQFVKKLSEENVKSRTLEFMEETLKRRATEDSGVSGVSIWLESHCTIHTWPEEKFFSLDAYSCKDFDPMVAFELTVKWFKVEYASFVDVERYIGGPCIIKAYEYKNGELIPCQPSISK; encoded by the coding sequence ATGGAATTTGTTGGAAGGCACGTAATGATGGATGCAACTGTTTCTGATGTGGGACGCATCAACTCTATCCAACCTATCTATGACTACATGGAGGAGCTAGCGAGACAGCTTGACATGACGCTGGTCTATCCACCTATCGTTGCCAAGTTTCCATTTGCGCAGTCGGAGCTTGAGCAGTTCGTGAAGAAACTTTCTGAAGAAAACGTTAAAAGCAGAACGTTGGAGTTTATGGAAGAAACTCTGAAAAGGAGAGCTACTGAAGATAGTGGCGTGTCTGGAGTTTCTATATGGCTTGAAAGCCACTGTACAATCCATACCTGGCCTGAAGAAAAGTTCTTCAGCCTGGACGCATACAGCTGTAAAGATTTTGACCCTATGGTTGCTTTTGAGTTAACTGTTAAATGGTTTAAGGTTGAATACGCGTCTTTCGTTGACGTTGAGAGGTACATTGGCGGACCTTGCATTATCAAGGCTTACGAGTATAAAAATGGAGAATTGATTCCTTGCCAACCGTCTATTTCTAAATAA
- a CDS encoding polyribonucleotide nucleotidyltransferase, with the protein MPISEVSIEVGGRPLSFQTGKVAKQADGSVIVSQGDTKVLVTAVMSDEPREDIDFFPLLVEYRERAYAAGKIPGGFIKREGKPTDEEVLKSRVIDRSIRPIFPKGFRNDVQVVAFVISADQGNDPAVLAINGASAALHISRIPFEKPVGAVRVARINGELVVNPSYESLQEADINLVVSGTEDAVVMVEGGAKEVPEEEVLDAILFAHEEIKKIIKAQEELREIAGKEKYEFVAPSLDEATKEKIEKWVFERIEPIITIPDKHERRMKLRELRELMFIELNIPEEEQALAKEAFNEAEKKFVRQMVLEKGVRIDGRKPDEIRPITIEVGLLPRAHGSALFTRGQTQALVTTTLGTPEEYQLVEGLMPEEQKRFMLHYNFPPFCVGEISPLRGPGRREIGHGALAERALAPVIPPEEEFPYVIRVVSDILESNGSSSMATVCGGSLSLMDAGVPIKAQVAGIAMGLIMEGDKFVVLSDILGDEDHLGDMDFKVAGTRKGVTAIQMDLKVKGISRDVLSKALAQAREGRMFILDKMDAVIKEPRENVSPYAPRIISTKIEPEKSRDLIGPSGKTIKAIIDKTGVKITIKEDGTVLVSAPSEEAAAQALKMIEDVTKDLEVGNTYLGKVTRVENYGAFVELAPGKIGLVHISKLPPEIRENIFEHLKVSDVIPVKIVEFDQMGRPKLSRIDVTAEEEKRLREQGGFYAEPERNDE; encoded by the coding sequence ATGCCAATATCCGAAGTTTCCATAGAAGTTGGAGGTCGTCCGTTAAGTTTTCAGACGGGAAAAGTAGCAAAACAGGCAGACGGCTCTGTAATCGTTTCTCAGGGCGATACGAAGGTTTTGGTAACAGCCGTAATGAGCGATGAGCCGAGAGAAGATATAGATTTCTTCCCTCTCTTAGTTGAATACAGAGAAAGGGCTTACGCTGCAGGTAAAATCCCCGGCGGCTTCATCAAGCGCGAAGGGAAACCAACAGATGAAGAAGTTCTAAAATCAAGAGTTATAGACCGCTCAATCAGACCGATATTCCCAAAAGGTTTCAGAAACGACGTTCAGGTAGTAGCCTTCGTTATATCAGCCGACCAGGGAAACGACCCTGCAGTTCTGGCAATCAACGGCGCTTCAGCTGCACTGCATATTTCAAGAATTCCATTTGAAAAGCCTGTAGGTGCAGTAAGAGTTGCAAGAATTAACGGCGAGTTAGTGGTCAACCCTTCCTACGAATCCCTTCAGGAAGCGGACATCAACCTTGTAGTTTCTGGAACTGAAGACGCCGTTGTAATGGTTGAAGGGGGAGCAAAAGAGGTTCCCGAAGAGGAAGTTTTAGACGCAATCCTCTTTGCCCACGAAGAAATCAAGAAAATCATAAAAGCACAGGAAGAGTTAAGAGAGATAGCCGGTAAAGAGAAGTATGAATTCGTTGCACCTTCACTTGATGAAGCTACAAAGGAAAAGATTGAGAAGTGGGTATTTGAAAGGATTGAACCGATAATCACCATTCCCGACAAGCACGAAAGGAGAATGAAACTCCGCGAACTCAGAGAGCTTATGTTTATTGAGCTGAACATTCCGGAAGAGGAACAGGCATTAGCGAAAGAAGCCTTTAACGAAGCAGAGAAGAAGTTCGTTCGTCAGATGGTTTTAGAAAAAGGCGTAAGAATAGATGGAAGAAAGCCGGACGAAATTCGCCCGATTACCATAGAGGTTGGACTGTTGCCAAGAGCCCACGGCTCAGCTCTCTTCACAAGGGGTCAGACGCAGGCGCTGGTTACAACGACGCTTGGAACGCCGGAAGAGTATCAATTAGTTGAAGGGTTAATGCCTGAAGAGCAGAAAAGGTTTATGCTTCACTACAACTTCCCGCCTTTCTGCGTGGGCGAAATATCGCCTTTAAGAGGTCCTGGAAGAAGGGAAATAGGACACGGAGCGCTTGCAGAAAGGGCTCTTGCTCCGGTAATTCCACCGGAAGAGGAATTCCCCTACGTTATCAGAGTTGTTTCTGACATTTTGGAATCCAACGGTTCTTCTTCTATGGCAACGGTTTGCGGCGGCTCTCTGTCGCTCATGGACGCCGGCGTTCCTATAAAGGCGCAGGTTGCCGGTATCGCTATGGGATTGATAATGGAAGGAGATAAGTTTGTAGTTCTTTCTGACATTTTAGGTGATGAAGACCACCTTGGAGATATGGACTTTAAAGTGGCAGGAACGAGGAAAGGCGTTACGGCTATCCAGATGGACTTGAAAGTCAAGGGAATAAGCAGAGACGTTCTATCAAAGGCGCTCGCTCAAGCAAGAGAAGGCAGAATGTTTATCCTTGATAAGATGGATGCTGTGATAAAAGAGCCAAGAGAGAACGTTTCACCTTACGCTCCAAGGATTATCTCTACGAAGATAGAACCTGAAAAGTCAAGAGACCTCATAGGACCTTCCGGAAAGACAATTAAGGCAATTATAGATAAAACCGGTGTAAAGATAACGATAAAAGAAGATGGAACTGTTTTAGTTTCCGCTCCGTCTGAAGAAGCTGCCGCTCAGGCATTAAAGATGATTGAAGACGTGACTAAAGACCTTGAAGTTGGCAACACCTATTTAGGTAAGGTAACGAGAGTAGAAAACTACGGAGCGTTTGTAGAACTTGCGCCGGGTAAGATTGGACTCGTTCACATATCAAAGCTTCCGCCTGAAATAAGAGAAAATATTTTTGAACACCTGAAAGTGTCCGACGTTATACCTGTGAAAATCGTTGAGTTTGACCAGATGGGAAGACCTAAGCTCAGCAGGATTGATGTAACTGCTGAAGAGGAAAAGAGGTTGAGAGAGCAGGGGGGATTTTACGCCGAACCGGAGAGAAACGATGAGTAA
- a CDS encoding YicC/YloC family endoribonuclease, producing MKSMTGYAKETFKTEDIEVTAEIKSLNGKALRIRFSIPRLFNPLITEIQSVIGEVVKRGEVDLYLFYRLSPELVPEVSVNYAQAEKYLKAVQKISGVSGKEITVTFKDLLAIPEIFQKEEMDVEPFREAVISAVKKAVLKLDEVRRIEGEKIKRYLEDRLKTIEETLLEIEEDIEGIEGRIFERLKEKVEKLLKDVGVEEEEFLKRVEMEVAFLAEKQDVSEEVSRLKMHLKRFRELIDSDEPIGKTLDFLCQEMHREINTLGNKLKEIDVTEPVLKIKSEIARIKEQVQNVE from the coding sequence ATGAAAAGTATGACTGGATACGCCAAAGAGACGTTTAAAACGGAAGATATTGAAGTAACAGCAGAGATTAAGAGCCTAAACGGAAAGGCTTTGAGGATAAGGTTCTCTATTCCAAGGTTATTCAACCCTTTGATAACGGAAATTCAGTCTGTGATTGGTGAGGTTGTAAAGAGAGGGGAGGTTGACCTTTACCTGTTTTACAGACTTTCACCGGAGCTTGTTCCTGAAGTTTCAGTCAACTACGCTCAAGCTGAAAAGTATTTGAAAGCCGTTCAGAAAATTTCGGGCGTTTCGGGAAAGGAGATAACTGTAACTTTCAAAGATTTGCTTGCTATTCCTGAGATTTTCCAGAAAGAAGAGATGGACGTTGAACCGTTTAGGGAAGCCGTTATAAGTGCAGTTAAAAAAGCTGTTCTTAAGCTTGATGAGGTGAGAAGGATAGAGGGAGAAAAAATTAAAAGGTATCTTGAAGATAGGTTGAAAACTATAGAAGAAACGCTTTTGGAGATAGAGGAGGATATAGAGGGGATTGAGGGGAGGATTTTTGAAAGGTTGAAAGAAAAGGTAGAAAAACTCTTGAAAGATGTGGGAGTTGAGGAGGAAGAGTTCTTAAAACGTGTAGAAATGGAAGTGGCTTTCTTGGCTGAAAAGCAGGACGTTTCAGAAGAAGTTTCAAGGTTAAAGATGCATCTTAAAAGATTTAGGGAGCTTATAGACTCTGATGAACCGATTGGTAAGACGCTTGATTTCTTGTGTCAGGAGATGCACAGAGAGATTAATACGCTTGGAAATAAATTGAAGGAGATTGATGTGACAGAACCTGTTTTGAAAATAAAATCCGAGATTGCAAGGATTAAGGAGCAAGTTCAGAACGTGGAATAG
- a CDS encoding peptidylprolyl isomerase, producing the protein MLSKIRNNLRTFSIFLWVVAASFVGTIFLVWGKGSISGPSANEVATVNGLGINLVEFNREYNRVLEELKQQYGNQYRKFLTDKDIKLLALRNLIRRKLILSETEKEGIRVSDWAVAKEIESMPIFQKNGKFDVNLYKKVLAANHLTPEQFESEIRDDLLVSKVTSVVGYSPSVTKFELNKLYKEMFGKRKFKFKLFGLNTDNVTVSEDELKSYYEKHKSEFAGNATEKYFVVEIPVSESGATEKAAKAFKLAKSGDFSALNGFNPKEVPPGKAKKLMGDKAVYFTKDSKFFYVYYRAKTSESLPFEKVKSQIEKVLKEQKAFEVAKKLAENFVKSNGALENATDFLDREEFAKKFKPVNPADVERAFTAKVGEKLIVPVVDGFVVVSPETEITVTQVEPKKEEQLRAYILAVKRKSNEVNFLNLLQQKATIKINKELLRLQQ; encoded by the coding sequence ATGCTATCAAAAATCAGGAACAACTTGCGTACCTTTAGTATATTCCTCTGGGTTGTAGCTGCTTCGTTTGTAGGAACGATTTTCCTGGTTTGGGGTAAAGGTTCCATCTCAGGTCCTTCCGCTAATGAGGTTGCTACCGTAAACGGTTTAGGTATCAATTTGGTTGAGTTTAACAGGGAGTATAACAGGGTACTTGAGGAGTTGAAGCAGCAGTACGGTAATCAGTATAGAAAGTTCTTAACAGATAAGGACATTAAACTCTTAGCCTTGCGCAACTTGATAAGAAGAAAGTTGATACTTAGCGAAACTGAAAAAGAAGGCATAAGGGTTAGCGATTGGGCTGTTGCTAAAGAGATTGAGAGTATGCCGATATTCCAGAAGAACGGAAAGTTTGATGTAAACCTTTACAAGAAAGTTTTGGCTGCTAACCACTTAACTCCTGAGCAGTTTGAAAGCGAGATAAGGGATGACCTGCTTGTTTCTAAGGTTACTTCTGTTGTTGGTTACTCCCCTTCCGTTACGAAGTTTGAGCTCAACAAGCTTTATAAAGAAATGTTTGGCAAGAGAAAGTTTAAGTTCAAGTTGTTTGGTTTGAATACCGATAATGTAACCGTCTCAGAGGATGAGCTTAAGAGTTACTATGAAAAGCATAAGAGTGAGTTTGCAGGAAACGCCACGGAAAAGTATTTCGTAGTTGAAATTCCTGTCTCTGAAAGTGGGGCAACGGAAAAGGCAGCCAAGGCGTTTAAGCTTGCAAAATCTGGTGATTTCAGCGCTTTAAATGGTTTTAATCCAAAGGAGGTTCCGCCTGGAAAAGCAAAGAAATTGATGGGAGATAAAGCAGTCTACTTTACGAAGGACAGTAAGTTCTTCTACGTTTACTACAGAGCTAAAACTTCAGAATCTTTGCCATTTGAAAAGGTTAAGTCTCAAATAGAAAAAGTTCTTAAAGAGCAGAAGGCATTTGAGGTTGCCAAGAAATTGGCTGAGAACTTCGTGAAGTCAAACGGGGCTTTGGAAAACGCTACCGACTTTTTGGATAGAGAGGAGTTTGCGAAAAAGTTTAAGCCTGTGAATCCTGCTGATGTTGAAAGAGCTTTTACTGCTAAAGTTGGTGAAAAATTGATTGTTCCTGTTGTGGACGGTTTTGTAGTTGTTTCACCTGAAACCGAAATAACAGTTACGCAGGTTGAACCGAAGAAAGAAGAGCAGCTGCGTGCCTACATTTTGGCTGTTAAGAGAAAGAGCAACGAAGTTAACTTCCTGAACCTGCTTCAGCAGAAAGCAACGATTAAGATAAACAAGGAACTTTTGAGGCTGCAGCAATGA
- the rplI gene encoding 50S ribosomal protein L9: MKVILLKDMENLGKVGDIVNVKDGYARNYLIPSGIALPATESNIAKVKNELKALQRKMERQIEKYKELAEKLATARITIEHEAGEEGKLFGSVTTSQIEKALHQAGFEDVEKKQIILEKPIRETGTYEVKIHLFKDIEATLTVDVVPLKK; this comes from the coding sequence ATGAAGGTAATCTTACTTAAAGATATGGAGAACTTAGGCAAAGTAGGAGATATCGTTAACGTTAAAGATGGATATGCAAGGAACTACCTTATTCCTTCTGGTATCGCTCTACCTGCGACAGAATCAAACATTGCAAAGGTGAAGAACGAACTTAAAGCGCTTCAGAGAAAGATGGAAAGACAGATTGAGAAGTACAAGGAGTTAGCAGAAAAGTTGGCTACTGCACGTATTACCATTGAACACGAAGCCGGTGAAGAAGGAAAGCTGTTCGGTTCCGTAACTACTTCTCAGATAGAAAAAGCTTTGCACCAAGCTGGTTTTGAAGACGTTGAGAAAAAACAGATTATTTTAGAAAAACCTATAAGGGAAACCGGTACTTACGAAGTGAAGATTCACCTCTTTAAAGATATTGAAGCTACACTTACTGTAGATGTAGTGCCTCTTAAAAAGTAA